A part of Leifsonia xyli subsp. xyli str. CTCB07 genomic DNA contains:
- a CDS encoding lysophospholipid acyltransferase family protein, with protein sequence MTACTRDYARRVTQNELRRPGFLYFAGRWIVAPLAKIVYRPRVVGRRNVPRHGKVILASNHLSFIDSIVIPMTSPRRVQFLAKSHYFEGAGFRGRVSRSFFTAIGAIGVERGAGQAAQEALEQSRRIIDTGAAFAVYPEGTRSLDGRLYKGRTGIGWLALTTGATVVPVGLSGTEKMQPVGAKFPRVHRVTVSFGEPIDVSRYGSAGSGRARRQATDEIMAAIHALTGQELAGVYNESPPATTMERIKRALRPERL encoded by the coding sequence ATGACGGCATGCACCCGCGATTACGCTCGACGGGTGACCCAGAACGAGTTGCGGCGACCCGGCTTCCTCTATTTCGCCGGCCGGTGGATCGTCGCACCGCTGGCAAAAATCGTCTACCGTCCGCGAGTGGTCGGACGTCGCAACGTCCCGCGACACGGCAAAGTCATCCTCGCGAGCAACCATCTGTCGTTCATCGACTCTATCGTCATCCCGATGACGTCGCCGCGGCGTGTGCAGTTCCTCGCCAAGTCGCACTACTTCGAGGGCGCCGGTTTCCGGGGGCGCGTCAGCCGCAGCTTCTTCACCGCCATCGGCGCGATCGGCGTCGAGCGCGGCGCAGGCCAGGCGGCGCAGGAGGCGCTGGAGCAATCGCGCCGCATCATCGACACGGGCGCGGCCTTCGCGGTCTACCCTGAGGGCACCCGGTCCCTGGACGGCCGGCTCTACAAGGGCCGCACCGGCATCGGCTGGCTCGCGCTGACAACCGGCGCGACCGTCGTCCCGGTCGGCCTGAGCGGCACGGAGAAGATGCAGCCCGTCGGCGCGAAGTTCCCGCGCGTCCACCGCGTGACCGTGTCGTTCGGCGAGCCGATCGACGTCAGCCGCTACGGCTCGGCCGGCTCTGGACGCGCACGGCGTCAGGCGACCGATGAGATCATGGCGGCCATCCACGCGCTCACCGGCCAAGAGCTCGCGGGCGTCTACAATGAGTCCCCGCCCGCGACGACCATGGAACGTATCAAGCGGGCGCTGCGGCCTGAGCGACTGTAG